The following nucleotide sequence is from Verrucomicrobiota bacterium.
GAGTCGAGCGACTGCTGCTGTTCATCGGACAAGGAGGAGGACTCCCGTCCTACTTTTCGACCAATAAAGAATAGAGCGATCGCAAGTGCCGCCAAAGCGATGACTGTAAAGGCAATAGCGACTGATTCCATAGCCTAGACGTGTCTCAATAATGGGGTAGGGTGCGCGAAGTGATCTTGGACTCCAGAGAGGTTGGGATCTTACTCTGCATACTTCGTCGGTACTTTTAACTGTCCACTATCTGAGCCAATGAACAAATCAGCACTGTGTTGCATAGGAGAATCGCTATCACTGAAGTATAGGGTCATCACCCAATCAATGGGTAGGCTGTAGCGATAATAGTTACCGTCCATGTCCTGAAGTTCACTTTGGTTGTCAGGATGTTCGGCATCAAAACGCATGAAACGATACCTCTTAATATCTTCGTTTGATACGTACTTGAGGAAGCTCAGGATGGTATCGATTCCCGAAGAATCGTCTTCATCTTTGTGCACGAAGGATGAAAGTTCCTCGTCATCCGATTTCTCCAGAGCAGATAGTAGCTGGGACACAAAGACCTTTTGTTCATCACTCATATCTCCGGGCACAAGATTTCCGTCCGTGTCCTCAACAAGATTAGAAAGAAACTTGTTCTCTTGGACGATTACCGTTGTGGGGAGGTATTCTCTCTCCTCATTGATCTGTGCTCTGATTCTTTCTGCGTCTTCCATGGAAAGTGGATTGCCGAATGAAACCGAATTCCCTGCAATCGAAGTGATCATGCCGTCTTCGACCTCAACAGTCACTTTACCCATAAATCCTTCTGCGATCTTCGATGAAACAATCATCTCCGAAGGGAAATCCGGATGGAGCGATTTTCCTACGGCTAAGACCTGAACAACGCTTCCGTCTGTCGGAGCGTGAAATTCGATCCAGTCAATTCCCGAATCCGGCGTAACGTGAACAAAATCAATCACGTCCCCCTTATCGTTAAGGGCAATCGCTGTTGCATTTGCATCGGTGAGTCCGGGTAACTCAAATTCGTTTTTCTTCTGACAGCCTGAAGCGGCCAGAAGTAAGGTTGAGAGCAGGACAAACTTTTTCATGATTGCGTGGTTTAATAGAAGAGGTTGCGGTCGAGACTTCGATACTGAATTGCCTCGAGAAGGTGGTTCGCCTGAATATCTGAAGACTGGTCCAAATCAGCGATGGTGCGCGACACTTTTAGGATCCGATCGTAAGCGCGCGCTGAGAGGGATAGCTCCTCCATGGCGTTTTGAAGGAGTCCACCCAATTCGGAGCTCAATGGACAGTGGGTCCGGATCTGGCGGTGCGACATGGTTGCGTTTGCGGTTGCCGCGGTGCCATGAAAGCGGGACTGCTGCACTGAACGCGCTTCAACCACCCGCTCGCGGATGGCCTTGGAAGTCTCACCGGTCTTCTCCTCGCGCAACTCCGCGAGGGTGAGTGCCGGAGCTTCCACGTGAATATCAATCCGATCGAGGAGGGGACCGCTGATTCTAGACCGATACCGTTGAATCTGCGCCGGCGTGCTTCGGGTTTCCCGTCCTTCCTGGCCTGTATATCCATCGGGTGTGGGATTCATAGCAGCAACCAGCATGATTGAAGCGGGGAGGGTAATCTTTCCTGCGCTGCGTGAAATGGTCACTTCACCGTCCTCCAAAGGTTGTCGTAACACTTCAAGGGTTGAGCGGCGAAATTCGGGAAGCTCGTCGAGAAACAGAACTCCATTGTGCGCGAGCGAGATTTCTCCTGGACCTGGGATAGAGCCCCCACCAAGAAGACCAACGTCGCTGATTGTGTGATGGGGAGAACGGAAAGGACGCTCAAACCAACGTTTTTGTGAATCGTTCCGGGTAATACCGGCTACCGAATGGATGCGAAGGATCTCAAGATACTCCTCAAGAGTTGGCTCTGGCATGATGGAGGAAATCCGTTTTGCCACCATTGATTTACCGGAACCTGGTGGCCCAATAATGAGCAGATTATGAGATCCAGCCACCGCGATCTCGACCGCCCTTCGCAAGCCGTGCTGCCCCTTGATTTCTGAAAAATCAAGGTCCTCTTCGACTGGACGGCGTCTGAGGAACGGGCTCTCTGCTGCAATTGCTGGCGAAATGGTCGCTGAGCCTTCGAGAAAGTGAACTGCCTGTTCGAGGGAATCGATCGGGAAGACGCGGATCCCCTCGACCAAGGCAGCCTCCT
It contains:
- a CDS encoding YifB family Mg chelatase-like AAA ATPase; this translates as MLSVVQSGALSGIDGLPVQIEVNTGEAGDPRLVLVGLPDAAVKESQDRVTSALSNSGFDAPRTRTTINLAPGHLRKEGPSFDLPIALGILASTSQMNGDSLSEYLIAGELSLSGETRPIRGGLSLALLARQEGKAGILLPRKTAEEAALVEGIRVFPIDSLEQAVHFLEGSATISPAIAAESPFLRRRPVEEDLDFSEIKGQHGLRRAVEIAVAGSHNLLIIGPPGSGKSMVAKRISSIMPEPTLEEYLEILRIHSVAGITRNDSQKRWFERPFRSPHHTISDVGLLGGGSIPGPGEISLAHNGVLFLDELPEFRRSTLEVLRQPLEDGEVTISRSAGKITLPASIMLVAAMNPTPDGYTGQEGRETRSTPAQIQRYRSRISGPLLDRIDIHVEAPALTLAELREEKTGETSKAIRERVVEARSVQQSRFHGTAATANATMSHRQIRTHCPLSSELGGLLQNAMEELSLSARAYDRILKVSRTIADLDQSSDIQANHLLEAIQYRSLDRNLFY